Proteins encoded within one genomic window of Cellulomonas flavigena DSM 20109:
- a CDS encoding uridine kinase family protein: MTTTTDHAAETLRALVSAVDRRPVLVGIDGQGGAGKSTFARAVVGSLGRAVVVEGDDFYRDMDDDERAALDPAAGVEQYFDWQRLRREVLEPVRRGDATLRYQRYDWDNATMGVWVEQAMPDVVVVEGVYTLRPQLADLVDVAVWVETSEETRLRRQAERGENADEWIVRWVAAEDHYVATHDPRSRADLHVEGA; the protein is encoded by the coding sequence ATGACCACCACCACCGACCACGCCGCCGAGACCCTGCGCGCCCTCGTCTCCGCCGTCGACCGCCGACCCGTCCTCGTGGGGATCGACGGTCAGGGTGGCGCCGGCAAGTCCACGTTCGCGCGGGCCGTCGTCGGCTCGCTCGGCCGGGCCGTCGTCGTCGAGGGCGACGACTTCTACCGCGACATGGACGACGACGAGCGCGCCGCCCTCGACCCGGCGGCGGGGGTCGAGCAGTACTTCGACTGGCAGCGGCTGCGCCGCGAGGTCCTCGAGCCCGTCCGGCGCGGCGACGCCACGCTGCGCTACCAGCGGTACGACTGGGACAACGCGACGATGGGCGTCTGGGTCGAGCAGGCCATGCCGGACGTCGTCGTCGTCGAGGGCGTCTACACCCTGCGCCCGCAGCTGGCCGACCTCGTGGACGTCGCGGTCTGGGTCGAGACGTCCGAGGAGACGCGTCTGCGCCGGCAGGCCGAGCGGGGCGAGAACGCCGACGAGTGGATCGTCCGCTGGGTGGCCGCCGAGGACCACTACGTCGCGACGCACGACCCGCGCTCGCGGGCCGACCTGCACGTCGAGGGCGCCTGA
- a CDS encoding ATP-binding cassette domain-containing protein, translating to MTGARRLLGAWRRGTADTLELLVTCYRQDRGRTLVALALMVAGTVAAPLTALALRAMTDAAVDGAAGRVVVAAVVVAAAGIATLTFAHFAHIAYFELAELDVLAYEARFMTISNGSASMAHHDSPRFADTLTVLEREIQRLRVGLQALLTAMGLAGALILTFVALGTVDPWLFLLPLAALPALVLGGAAERVVDRARGESAPSTRGARHLYRLATTASASKELRVLRLRDEMRTRHSALWSDATATLHRAQVRGALLRLLGQLAFVAAYVAAVLIVVRAALAGERSAGDVVLVVVAAAQVNLQVTAAVTVGQDLARLRSTFRRMREAEEQAAPPTPDGTGTPPARLTRGIEVDRVTFGYDSSPDLALRDVSLSLPAGATVAIVGENGSGKSSLVKILCGLYEPTSGTVRVDAVDLRDLAPHAWSARLAACFQDFVRFELPAVQAVGVGDVRHVDDEVRVGAALARADAQDVVDQLEDGLRTPLGKTYADGAELSGGQWQRLALGRTFMREDPLLVVLDEPTSALDAETEYALFTRYAEHARRTHHATGAVTVLVSHRFTTVRMADLIVVMADGRVHEVGSHDELVASGGLYSQLHHIQAAAYRS from the coding sequence ATGACCGGGGCCCGACGTCTCCTCGGTGCCTGGCGTCGCGGCACCGCCGACACCCTCGAGCTGCTGGTCACCTGCTACCGGCAGGACCGCGGCCGCACGCTCGTCGCACTCGCGCTCATGGTCGCCGGCACCGTCGCGGCACCGCTCACGGCGCTCGCGCTGCGCGCCATGACCGACGCCGCGGTCGACGGCGCCGCGGGCAGGGTCGTCGTCGCCGCGGTCGTCGTGGCCGCCGCCGGCATCGCGACGCTGACGTTCGCCCACTTCGCGCACATCGCCTACTTCGAGCTCGCCGAGCTGGACGTCCTGGCGTACGAGGCGCGCTTCATGACCATCTCCAACGGGTCCGCGAGCATGGCGCACCACGACTCGCCGCGGTTCGCGGACACGCTGACCGTCCTGGAGCGCGAGATCCAGCGGCTCCGGGTCGGCCTCCAGGCCCTGCTGACCGCGATGGGTCTGGCCGGCGCGCTGATCCTCACGTTCGTCGCGCTCGGCACCGTCGACCCCTGGCTGTTCCTGCTGCCGCTGGCGGCCCTGCCGGCGCTCGTCCTCGGTGGTGCGGCGGAGCGCGTCGTGGATCGTGCCCGGGGTGAGAGCGCCCCGTCGACGCGCGGCGCGCGGCACCTCTACCGGCTGGCGACCACGGCGTCGGCGAGCAAGGAGCTGCGCGTCCTGCGGCTCCGGGACGAGATGCGCACCCGGCACTCGGCCCTCTGGAGCGACGCGACGGCCACCCTGCACCGGGCCCAGGTCCGTGGCGCGCTCCTGCGGCTGCTCGGGCAGCTGGCGTTCGTCGCGGCCTACGTCGCGGCCGTGCTCATCGTCGTGCGTGCCGCCCTCGCCGGGGAGCGCTCCGCGGGCGACGTCGTCCTCGTCGTCGTCGCGGCGGCCCAGGTGAACCTCCAGGTGACGGCCGCCGTCACGGTCGGTCAGGACCTCGCACGCCTGCGCAGCACGTTCCGTCGCATGCGCGAGGCCGAGGAGCAGGCCGCACCGCCGACGCCGGACGGGACCGGCACCCCGCCGGCGCGGCTGACCCGCGGCATCGAGGTGGACCGCGTCACGTTCGGGTACGACAGCTCGCCGGACCTCGCGCTGCGGGACGTGTCGCTGTCGCTCCCCGCGGGCGCCACCGTCGCCATCGTCGGCGAGAACGGCTCGGGCAAGTCCTCGCTCGTCAAGATCCTGTGCGGCCTGTACGAGCCGACGTCCGGCACCGTGCGGGTCGACGCCGTGGACCTGCGGGACCTCGCGCCGCACGCCTGGTCGGCCCGCCTCGCCGCGTGCTTCCAGGACTTCGTGCGGTTCGAGCTCCCCGCCGTGCAGGCCGTCGGCGTCGGGGACGTCCGCCACGTCGACGACGAGGTCCGCGTCGGTGCCGCGCTCGCCCGCGCCGACGCGCAGGACGTCGTCGACCAGCTCGAGGACGGGCTGCGCACCCCGCTCGGCAAGACGTACGCCGACGGCGCGGAGCTCTCCGGCGGGCAGTGGCAGCGGCTCGCGCTCGGCCGCACGTTCATGCGCGAGGACCCGCTGCTCGTCGTCCTGGACGAGCCCACCTCGGCACTGGACGCCGAGACGGAGTACGCCCTGTTCACCCGGTACGCCGAGCACGCCCGCCGCACGCACCACGCGACCGGCGCCGTTACGGTGCTGGTGTCCCACCGCTTCACGACGGTCCGGATGGCGGACCTGATCGTCGTGATGGCCGACGGTCGGGTCCACGAGGTCGGGAGCCACGACGAGCTCGTCGCCTCCGGCGGGCTCTACTCCCAGCTCCACCACATCCAGGCCGCCGCCTACCGTTCCTGA
- a CDS encoding ABC transporter ATP-binding protein, with the protein MTGRVLRTVREALGRQREIARLTARAGSPGLVAGLVVVGVLLGVLPVVFVLATSATVGAIPGYVTAGDATGAWEALVPWLLLASGALAVQQVLAQVEFVAGELLARRIDRVVVDDLLQAVLRTPDVGPLEDPVLLDDLAEATREIDAGHHSPGAGCCGQLALIPRYLQLLGLVTVAGVALGWWAAVVLGGATLMFRYGVRTGLRSYAAVFPALARTGREADYYREIGTRAGAAKEIRVFGLIGWLRGRYVDTYRAWMAPVWVARRRIYLRPYLVYAPVGLVLAGTVLVSAGLAAARGALPVDALVLVVQCVLGALLLGDFYPEADMQTEFGMYARRAIANVERAVDDSPYRAAASDAPTLPVPVPVAAQPVRFSRVGFQYPGTTRRTLDELDLVLEPGRCTAVVGANGAGKTTLVKLLTRLYEPTAGAVLVGDVPIDRVDAREWRRHVSVVFQDFLRYELTLAENIAFGSVEHLDDSETVRAVVRDVGLQDLVDSLPRGLATPLSSRLVDGVDLSGGQWQRIAIARALFAVRQGAGVLVLDEPTASLDVRAEVAFHEEIRRHAAGVTTLLISHRFATVRHADTIVVLGDGRVEERGTHDELMDLGGTYAHLFDLQASRFEEVA; encoded by the coding sequence GTGACGGGCCGCGTGCTGCGGACGGTGCGCGAGGCCCTCGGCCGCCAGCGCGAGATCGCCCGGCTCACCGCCCGCGCCGGCTCCCCGGGACTCGTCGCCGGGCTCGTCGTGGTCGGCGTCCTGCTCGGCGTCCTGCCCGTCGTGTTCGTCCTGGCGACGAGCGCCACGGTGGGCGCCATCCCGGGGTACGTCACCGCCGGTGACGCGACGGGTGCCTGGGAGGCCCTGGTGCCGTGGCTGCTGCTCGCCTCCGGGGCGCTCGCCGTCCAGCAGGTGCTCGCCCAGGTCGAGTTCGTCGCCGGCGAGCTGCTGGCCCGGCGCATCGACCGGGTGGTCGTGGACGACCTGCTCCAGGCCGTGCTGCGCACCCCCGACGTGGGGCCCCTGGAGGACCCCGTGCTGCTGGACGACCTGGCCGAGGCGACGCGCGAGATCGACGCCGGCCACCACAGCCCGGGCGCAGGGTGCTGCGGGCAGCTCGCCCTGATCCCGCGGTACCTGCAGCTCCTCGGCCTCGTGACCGTCGCCGGCGTCGCGCTCGGGTGGTGGGCCGCCGTCGTCCTCGGCGGGGCCACCCTGATGTTCCGCTACGGCGTGCGCACCGGGCTGCGCAGCTACGCCGCGGTGTTCCCCGCGCTGGCCCGGACCGGCCGTGAGGCCGACTACTACCGCGAGATCGGCACCCGCGCCGGCGCTGCCAAGGAGATCCGGGTGTTCGGCCTCATCGGCTGGCTGCGCGGCCGGTACGTCGACACGTACCGCGCCTGGATGGCGCCCGTGTGGGTGGCGCGGCGGCGCATCTACCTGCGCCCCTACCTCGTCTACGCACCCGTCGGGCTGGTCCTGGCGGGCACCGTCCTGGTGTCCGCGGGGCTGGCGGCCGCACGGGGGGCCCTCCCCGTCGACGCCCTGGTCCTGGTCGTGCAGTGCGTCCTCGGGGCGCTGCTCCTCGGCGACTTCTACCCGGAGGCCGACATGCAGACGGAGTTCGGGATGTACGCACGCCGTGCCATCGCGAACGTCGAGCGCGCCGTCGACGACAGCCCCTACCGCGCGGCGGCCAGCGACGCCCCGACGCTGCCCGTGCCCGTCCCCGTCGCGGCGCAGCCCGTCCGGTTCTCCCGCGTCGGCTTCCAGTACCCCGGCACCACGCGCCGCACGCTCGACGAGCTCGACCTCGTCCTCGAGCCCGGCCGGTGCACGGCGGTCGTCGGCGCCAACGGCGCCGGCAAGACGACGCTCGTCAAGCTGCTCACCCGTCTGTACGAGCCCACGGCAGGGGCCGTGCTGGTCGGCGACGTCCCGATCGACCGCGTCGACGCCCGCGAGTGGCGGCGGCACGTCAGCGTCGTCTTCCAGGACTTCCTGCGCTACGAGCTCACCCTCGCCGAGAACATCGCGTTCGGGAGCGTCGAGCACCTCGACGACTCAGAGACCGTCCGGGCGGTCGTCCGCGACGTCGGCCTCCAGGACCTCGTCGACAGCCTGCCGCGCGGGCTCGCGACGCCCCTGAGCTCCCGCCTCGTCGACGGCGTCGACCTGTCCGGCGGGCAGTGGCAGCGCATCGCGATCGCCCGTGCGCTGTTCGCCGTGCGGCAGGGTGCGGGGGTCCTCGTCCTCGACGAGCCCACCGCGAGCCTCGACGTGCGCGCCGAGGTCGCCTTCCACGAGGAGATCCGTCGCCACGCCGCGGGCGTCACGACCCTGCTCATCTCGCACCGCTTCGCGACCGTCAGGCACGCCGACACGATCGTGGTGCTGGGGGACGGACGTGTCGAGGAGCGCGGGACGCACGACGAGCTCATGGACCTCGGCGGTACCTACGCCCACCTGTTCGACCTGCAGGCCAGCCGCTTCGAGGAGGTCGCATGA
- a CDS encoding glycosyltransferase: MTPAPNISVVIPTYNRSAWLRRSLESLAAQDLPCEEFEVVVVDDGSSDDSADVARSFGDRLRLTYLFQEDLGYRVATARNAGAAAASAPVVAFLDSGTLAGPGWLRAHLAAHDRPGAVLGYCYGYQPYVPVPDLERRLATDTPAELVRAYATNPAFQDMRHARLAGCGFDLGSLALPWRFFWSMNFSVTAHDLATVGGFDESFRNWGVEDLELGYRMHAAGVPLRFDLDAWAVEGPHERATEANIASGERNAWKFLDMHPEPAVEIFVAHETGDRPGSAEDDFLALAGWRRQVAGRSVADEVGRALRALPAGTSRVAVVGAGHRLPGDLDHDLTLVDFDAAALDDAARQGTVGTARHALGVHTGLADDAVDAVLLTSRLDGLWDTWGEDLLREAHRIGTHVSRTA; encoded by the coding sequence ATGACGCCTGCCCCGAACATCTCCGTGGTCATTCCCACGTACAACCGGAGCGCATGGCTCCGGCGCAGCCTGGAATCGCTCGCGGCGCAGGACCTCCCGTGCGAGGAATTCGAGGTCGTCGTCGTCGACGACGGCTCGTCCGACGACAGCGCCGACGTCGCCCGGTCGTTCGGCGACCGCCTGCGGCTGACGTACCTGTTCCAGGAGGACCTGGGCTACCGGGTCGCCACCGCGCGCAACGCGGGCGCCGCCGCCGCGTCGGCGCCCGTGGTCGCGTTCCTCGACTCCGGCACGCTCGCAGGCCCCGGCTGGCTACGGGCCCACCTCGCGGCGCACGACCGGCCCGGTGCCGTCCTCGGCTACTGCTACGGCTACCAGCCGTACGTCCCCGTGCCGGACCTGGAGCGCCGGCTCGCGACCGACACGCCCGCCGAGCTCGTCCGCGCGTACGCCACCAACCCCGCCTTCCAGGACATGCGCCACGCCCGGCTCGCCGGCTGCGGCTTCGACCTCGGGTCGCTCGCGCTGCCGTGGCGGTTCTTCTGGTCCATGAACTTCTCGGTCACCGCGCACGACCTGGCCACCGTCGGAGGCTTCGACGAGTCGTTCCGCAACTGGGGCGTCGAGGACCTCGAGCTCGGCTACCGCATGCACGCCGCGGGCGTGCCGCTGCGCTTCGACCTGGACGCCTGGGCGGTCGAGGGACCGCACGAGCGGGCGACCGAGGCGAACATCGCCAGCGGCGAGCGCAACGCGTGGAAGTTCCTCGACATGCACCCCGAGCCGGCCGTCGAGATCTTCGTCGCGCACGAGACCGGTGACCGGCCCGGCAGCGCCGAGGACGACTTCCTCGCCCTGGCCGGCTGGCGTCGGCAGGTGGCAGGGCGGTCCGTCGCTGACGAGGTCGGCCGGGCCCTGCGAGCGCTCCCGGCAGGGACGTCGCGGGTCGCCGTCGTCGGCGCGGGGCACCGCCTCCCCGGCGACCTCGACCACGACCTGACGCTCGTCGACTTCGACGCCGCAGCGCTGGACGACGCGGCCCGGCAGGGCACCGTCGGCACCGCCCGGCACGCGCTGGGCGTGCACACAGGGCTGGCCGACGACGCCGTCGACGCCGTCCTGCTCACGTCCCGCCTCGACGGCCTCTGGGACACCTGGGGCGAGGACCTGCTGCGCGAGGCGCACCGGATCGGCACCCACGTGAGCAGGACCGCGTGA
- a CDS encoding LuxR C-terminal-related transcriptional regulator: MNRTPTFEMLGLVAEDERVYGALLEHPHWDLVAFAVNLEMSIESVEATLDRLADRALVNHDLAAPSLWRPVHPELGLGALLATLEANVLEGWDEVQKLRRQVSTLANGFDARPYRTGTLEHTERVVGPAAVSMRLTDLAAAASTSVDLLVPTVAVGLGWDQLLHDAVRGGDVAMRSVHTAGELRSAPGRARVDRLRGLGVDLRVAPSLALPTVLLDRRTAAVPIDEHDVTRGLLVISFPPIVTAIVAMFDLVWRGADTADGGAAPLAPAQEGEPTPLERELLALLAAGCTDEHAAKRMGVSVRTVRRMVAALMVRLKAQSRFQAGLRAGEQGWLDTTA, translated from the coding sequence GTGAACCGCACGCCCACGTTCGAGATGCTCGGGCTGGTGGCCGAGGACGAGCGTGTCTACGGCGCTCTCCTCGAGCACCCCCACTGGGACCTGGTGGCGTTCGCCGTGAACCTCGAGATGTCGATCGAGTCCGTGGAGGCCACGCTCGACCGGCTCGCCGACCGCGCCCTGGTGAACCACGACCTGGCCGCGCCGTCGTTGTGGCGGCCGGTGCACCCGGAGCTGGGCCTCGGGGCCCTGCTGGCCACCCTCGAGGCCAACGTGCTGGAGGGGTGGGACGAGGTGCAGAAGCTGCGGCGCCAGGTGAGCACCCTCGCGAACGGCTTCGACGCACGCCCGTACCGCACGGGCACGCTCGAGCACACCGAGCGCGTCGTCGGGCCCGCAGCGGTGAGCATGCGGCTGACGGACCTCGCGGCGGCGGCGAGCACCAGCGTCGACCTGCTCGTCCCCACGGTGGCCGTGGGGCTCGGCTGGGACCAGCTGCTGCACGACGCGGTCCGTGGCGGCGACGTGGCGATGCGCTCCGTCCACACCGCGGGCGAGCTGCGCAGCGCGCCCGGCCGGGCGCGCGTCGACCGGCTGCGAGGGCTGGGCGTCGACCTGCGGGTCGCGCCGTCGCTCGCACTGCCGACCGTGCTGCTCGACCGCCGGACCGCCGCGGTCCCCATCGACGAGCACGACGTGACGCGGGGCCTGCTCGTGATCTCCTTCCCGCCGATCGTGACCGCGATCGTCGCCATGTTCGACCTCGTGTGGCGTGGTGCGGACACGGCCGACGGCGGTGCCGCACCGCTCGCACCCGCTCAGGAGGGCGAGCCCACCCCCCTGGAGCGCGAGCTGCTCGCGCTGCTGGCGGCCGGCTGCACGGACGAGCACGCCGCGAAGCGGATGGGTGTGTCGGTCCGGACGGTGCGCCGCATGGTGGCGGCTCTCATGGTCCGGCTGAAGGCGCAGTCCCGCTTCCAGGCGGGCCTGCGCGCCGGCGAGCAGGGGTGGCTGGACACCACCGCCTGA
- a CDS encoding sugar phosphate nucleotidyltransferase, with product MIDALLEQALPRLEATATTAATPFDAIVLAAGAGRRLSPVTDELCKPLVPVLGTPLLWWAVAALRAAGVGRVAMNAHHHGQQVAAAGAVLAGRDGVDVVVVPEDAPTGPAGGARACAAVLPARTSHVVLSGDAWTDVDLGALVDEHVARGSDLTICATPVPDPSRFGVLTLDGDDVVGHREKPQDAAPGALASCGIYVLSDAGLRALAAGGADLADYDFTHVVPVLRGLGLTVRASVTSRAWDDVGTVAALLRANVDALRADRLVRVAVPHPGAPGLWTTGVPDLAADVRCSGTVHVGPGAVVGPGTHLRATTVGARAVVGSGARLDGCVVLPGARVPDGFTATGEVLGATRVASEVLA from the coding sequence ATGATCGACGCGCTGCTCGAGCAGGCCCTCCCGCGCCTCGAGGCGACGGCCACCACCGCCGCCACCCCGTTCGACGCGATCGTCCTCGCCGCCGGCGCCGGACGGCGCCTGTCCCCCGTGACGGACGAGCTGTGCAAGCCGCTCGTGCCCGTGCTCGGCACGCCGCTGCTGTGGTGGGCCGTCGCCGCGCTCCGCGCGGCCGGGGTCGGCAGGGTCGCCATGAACGCCCACCACCACGGGCAGCAGGTCGCCGCCGCCGGGGCGGTGCTCGCGGGACGGGACGGCGTCGACGTCGTCGTCGTGCCGGAGGACGCCCCGACCGGGCCCGCCGGCGGCGCGCGTGCCTGCGCCGCCGTGCTCCCGGCACGGACGAGCCACGTCGTCCTCAGCGGTGACGCCTGGACGGACGTGGACCTCGGCGCCCTCGTCGACGAGCACGTGGCGCGCGGGAGCGACCTGACGATCTGCGCGACACCCGTACCCGACCCCAGCCGCTTCGGCGTCCTCACGCTCGACGGGGACGACGTCGTCGGCCACCGCGAGAAGCCGCAGGACGCGGCACCCGGTGCCCTCGCGAGCTGCGGCATCTACGTGCTCAGCGACGCCGGGCTGCGGGCGCTCGCGGCCGGGGGCGCGGACCTCGCCGACTACGACTTCACGCACGTCGTCCCCGTGCTGCGCGGGCTCGGCCTGACGGTCCGGGCGTCGGTGACCTCACGCGCGTGGGACGACGTCGGCACCGTCGCCGCCCTGCTGCGGGCGAACGTCGACGCGCTGCGCGCGGACCGGTTGGTGCGCGTCGCCGTCCCGCACCCCGGTGCGCCGGGCCTGTGGACGACCGGCGTGCCCGACCTCGCCGCGGACGTCCGGTGCTCCGGCACCGTCCACGTCGGCCCCGGGGCCGTCGTGGGCCCGGGCACGCACCTGCGGGCCACCACCGTCGGCGCACGTGCCGTCGTCGGCTCGGGGGCCCGGCTCGACGGGTGCGTCGTGCTGCCCGGTGCGCGGGTGCCGGACGGCTTCACGGCCACCGGTGAGGTCCTGGGCGCCACCCGGGTCGCGAGCGAGGTGCTCGCATGA
- a CDS encoding glycosyltransferase family 4 protein, producing MSLRTLILTSSYPPTMGGAETYAHTLAHGLARDGFDVLVVTDAVAGAPRDERTDGVTVARRDGYRALLADPGKLPWEQLCFGILPDLEDVLRGWRPHLVVANSLECTVLGRIVADDLGVPLVGAYHEHDPRSEPFGAGRLSLGYRVLAPDLVLAGSSSYAARALEHLPAERVALVLHGVDTDVFDDRPELRDPAAAVRRRYGVQEHELLVVTSGRLKERKGHLELIEAFTSLRRTDAVLAVVGGVSSSSPEYADTLAATVAGCADARVVIDTTASLDDMPAVLAASDVVAQPSRSEGLGLALLEAMSMARPVVATRIDGFDEVLGPEGPAVRVPVGDVEAIADALTALLDDADLRRTLGARAREHVLARFSRRHMITSTAALLHAVAATEAVR from the coding sequence ATGAGCCTGCGCACCCTGATCCTCACCTCCAGCTACCCCCCGACGATGGGGGGCGCCGAGACGTACGCCCACACGCTCGCGCACGGCCTGGCCCGCGACGGCTTCGACGTCCTCGTGGTGACCGACGCGGTCGCCGGCGCGCCCCGCGACGAGCGGACCGACGGCGTCACCGTCGCTCGCCGGGACGGCTACCGCGCCCTGCTCGCCGACCCGGGCAAGCTCCCCTGGGAGCAGCTCTGCTTCGGCATCCTGCCGGACCTGGAGGACGTCCTGCGCGGGTGGCGGCCGCACCTGGTGGTCGCGAACAGCCTCGAGTGCACCGTGCTCGGCCGGATCGTCGCCGACGACCTCGGCGTCCCCCTGGTCGGCGCGTACCACGAGCACGACCCCCGCTCCGAGCCGTTCGGGGCGGGCCGGCTCAGCCTCGGTTATCGCGTGCTCGCGCCCGACCTCGTGCTGGCCGGCTCGTCGAGCTACGCCGCGCGCGCGCTCGAGCACCTGCCCGCCGAGCGGGTCGCGCTGGTCCTGCACGGCGTCGACACCGACGTGTTCGACGACCGCCCGGAGCTGCGCGACCCGGCGGCCGCGGTGCGCCGGCGCTACGGCGTGCAGGAGCACGAGCTGCTCGTCGTCACCTCCGGCCGTCTCAAGGAGCGCAAGGGCCACCTGGAGCTGATCGAGGCGTTCACCTCGCTGCGGCGCACCGACGCCGTGCTCGCCGTGGTCGGGGGCGTCAGCTCGTCGTCCCCCGAGTACGCCGACACGCTCGCGGCGACGGTCGCCGGGTGCGCGGACGCACGGGTCGTCATCGACACGACCGCGTCGCTCGACGACATGCCCGCCGTCCTCGCGGCGTCCGACGTCGTCGCGCAGCCCAGCAGGTCGGAGGGTCTCGGGCTCGCGCTGCTGGAGGCGATGAGCATGGCGCGACCGGTCGTCGCGACCCGCATCGACGGGTTCGACGAGGTGCTGGGGCCGGAGGGACCGGCCGTGCGCGTCCCGGTGGGCGACGTCGAGGCCATCGCGGACGCGCTGACGGCCCTCCTCGACGACGCGGACCTGCGCCGGACGCTGGGGGCACGGGCGCGCGAGCACGTCCTCGCGCGGTTCTCGCGCCGGCACATGATCACGTCCACCGCCGCGCTGCTGCATGCGGTCGCCGCCACGGAGGCCGTCCGGTGA
- a CDS encoding sugar phosphate nucleotidyltransferase, with translation MTASPPQVVLLAGGAGTRLRPVTGDVPKVLVPVGDRPFLELLLDQYEGTGVRDVHLCLGVHADQVLAHLARHPRPDLRITWTVEDHPLGTAGCLRLAAPALHDEFAVVVGDSLLTEPVGELTQRWHATGREAAMAVLHNAGALVPSNVAVADGLVVTYDKHAAPGSLEHVDYGVLLLRRTALGRLPDAATQDLSTLVASLVEDRELAAVEVGRRFYEIGSPRGLAELRAVVGHGPGADRVPA, from the coding sequence GTGACCGCGTCCCCTCCCCAGGTCGTCCTGCTCGCGGGAGGTGCCGGCACGCGCCTGCGCCCGGTGACGGGCGACGTCCCCAAGGTTCTCGTGCCGGTCGGCGACCGCCCGTTCCTCGAGCTGCTCCTCGACCAGTACGAGGGCACGGGGGTCCGCGACGTCCACCTGTGCCTGGGCGTCCACGCCGACCAGGTGCTCGCCCACCTCGCCCGCCACCCGCGGCCGGACCTGCGGATCACCTGGACCGTCGAGGACCACCCGCTGGGCACCGCGGGGTGCCTGCGGCTGGCCGCACCCGCGCTGCACGACGAGTTCGCGGTCGTGGTGGGCGACAGCCTGCTGACCGAGCCGGTGGGCGAGCTGACGCAGCGGTGGCACGCGACGGGCCGGGAGGCGGCGATGGCCGTGCTGCACAACGCGGGAGCGCTGGTGCCCAGCAACGTCGCGGTGGCCGACGGGCTCGTCGTCACGTACGACAAGCACGCCGCGCCCGGGTCGCTGGAGCACGTCGACTACGGGGTGCTGCTGCTGCGGCGCACCGCCCTCGGCCGGCTCCCGGACGCCGCGACGCAGGACCTGTCCACCCTCGTCGCGTCGCTCGTCGAGGACCGCGAGCTCGCCGCCGTCGAGGTCGGGCGGCGCTTCTACGAGATCGGCTCACCGCGCGGCCTGGCCGAGCTGCGGGCCGTCGTCGGTCACGGGCCGGGAGCCGACCGTGTCCCGGCCTGA
- a CDS encoding NUDIX hydrolase, with protein MSRPETHAPAGRRVVAHREVFASPWMQVREEDFVRADGTTGTFGVVTRHGFVVVVCTVPGGTVLLRQYRHAARRWSLELPQGALDPGEDAPGAAVRELREETGWLGEDPVLLAAEVYEAADWATQSFAVVAVHARDRGPCALEPDELVGDVLVLSDDDLREAVVTGEVVDAATLAALALRGLSPRHPEPLEIA; from the coding sequence GTGTCCCGGCCTGAGACGCACGCGCCGGCCGGCCGGCGCGTCGTCGCGCACCGGGAGGTGTTCGCGAGCCCGTGGATGCAGGTGCGCGAGGAGGACTTCGTGCGGGCCGACGGCACCACCGGCACGTTCGGCGTCGTCACCCGGCACGGCTTCGTCGTCGTCGTGTGCACCGTCCCCGGCGGCACCGTGCTGCTCCGGCAGTACCGGCACGCCGCGCGGCGGTGGAGTCTCGAGCTGCCGCAGGGTGCCCTCGACCCCGGGGAGGACGCGCCCGGCGCCGCCGTCCGTGAGCTCCGCGAGGAGACCGGCTGGCTCGGCGAGGACCCGGTGCTGCTGGCTGCCGAGGTCTACGAGGCCGCCGACTGGGCGACGCAGTCCTTCGCGGTCGTGGCCGTGCACGCCCGCGACCGCGGCCCCTGCGCGCTCGAGCCCGACGAGCTCGTCGGCGACGTGCTCGTGCTGTCCGACGACGACCTCCGCGAGGCCGTCGTCACCGGTGAGGTCGTCGACGCGGCGACGCTCGCCGCCCTCGCCCTGCGCGGCCTGTCCCCCCGACACCCCGAACCCCTGGAGATCGCATGA